The following is a genomic window from Falco cherrug isolate bFalChe1 chromosome 9, bFalChe1.pri, whole genome shotgun sequence.
AAGTGGCTAAGATGGTATCATTGCCTCATCCGTCACAGAATAAAGCCTGAAAAAGAGCGCACATGTTTAACCAACCTACTAGCAGACTGAATAGCGATCATTGGCTCACGTCTCATAAGGTACACTCATTCTCTACTCACTTTTTGCTTTAAGTGGAGTAGTACCTGGTCACATCAAACGTTACTGTAGCCTTCTTCAGTGCCTGCACTCAAACGCATCTTCTGCTTGCACAAGAATTGGTCATTGGCCTCTTTCCATCGCTGAGATGATCCGGGATGTTGGACAGATTCGCAGTGTCCTCTCCCGCATGGTGTGCAAGTTGCCACAAAAGCCTTGCTGTTGAATTGCAATGGGCTCTGACCGTGATAGAATGTCTATAGAATCACTGCTCAGTGTTCTACCTTGAGTGATTTCCTCGCATTCCTCACCGAAATGCTTCACTGTATGAATCAGAGCCTggattttttgttggtttgtctGGAAACTTACAGATCCTCTTTTAGAGGCTTGCACTGGTAAATAAAGATTTGCCACTTAACCTTGGGGCTCCATTTGATCCACTGCGCCTGTTGACGTGTACAGGGGACAGGGTGCAAAAAGCTCTTTCCTTGCCGCTGTGGAGAGCCACAACAGTGATAGGAGAAATGCCAGCAGTCCCCGAGAAATTCTCTGGGTGGTGGCATCTGGCTTACCAGGGGTAGGGAAAGGCACAGCTCTAGGGGTTTCCCCTCCTCACCATGGCCTTGGTATGTCCAGACCTGACTAATGCAGATCGGTTTGTTTGACTTCATCAGTGCCTTGCCACAAACAAACAGTGTGCTGAGCTTGTGTGGCAGCTGAGAACCAGCTAGGCAAGGTGCTCTTCTAGACtgggctgcagcctgagctgggGTGGCTTTGCACGGTGCTGGGGCACCAGCTGGGGGGACTGGGTCTCCGTGTGAGGGACAGTAACAACCCACATGGGTCTCGAGCTGGGCAACTGTGCTGGATGCCTGCTGACTGTGAAGGGAGTGGTGCCTTTCCTTTTgcataataaaaaggaaaagcaaagagcaaggAAAGTAGTAAAAGTAATGTTTGTAATGAAGCATATGAATAAATGCATAAATGTGGTTTGCAAGGTTTAGGACATTCAGTTGTTCCAGGGGAAGCTGATGAGAGTCTTCTTAGTGCTTATGATTGCTTATGACTTGTGATTAAATGTTCTTAATGTTTTCTAGAAGATAATTAGAAGACGATTTGAATGACTTTCCATTATATGATACAGATAATTATTTTCCAGCATAAGGTTAGATTTTTTGACCCATTCTTTCTATCTCATTGTATTGAGTCCCAGCTTCTGATACCCTACatgtaagattaaattatttcaagcaaactgaaatattttgaatatcAGAAATCACAATTAAATAGCAACACTTTAACCAGAGGAATGCACTCCAATTAAACTTTCAGCCTAAGAAAACCAGCAGACAGTAGCAGAATTAAACTTCTTTCTATACGAAACTTTTCCTTATGATTTGTTCTTTGGAAGACATATCTTTATTTGTGGTTGAAGTGCATAATCTGATATGTGATGTACGGTTGAAATGTCTCTGGATTATCTTAAATCTAAACTGCCATGCTGGATTGGTTCTGTTTTCATAGTCTAGTATCTGGATTGTGATCAGGGATGCTGTGTGAACCGCCTTACATCATTTTCATCTCAGGGGCTGTATCCCATGGGGGTCATTCATACCTGTGCAATAATGAAAACTTGACTTTTAAAGTGTCTTCTACAAATGCATCTGTCATTGTTATGTTTCTCTTTTGACATCGTTGCTGTAATTTTGAAGCATCTATCTGATGATACAGAGCTAAAGTAATGTTAGGTACGTTTCATTGTGGATCAGGAAACAAACCTCACACAGGATAGGggcaaatgttttttcataGATGATAGCTCATTTTGTGCAAATGCTTTTGGAGAATGGGGGATGCAGGGATACACCTCAAGTGGGGCTTGTGAAAATGGAGACAGCCTGAAATGGTTGCATTTGACTTGCCAGAGCTTGCAGAGGGTGCATTTACACACTGGATGTGGATTTTGACTGGATCCTGAGTCCAGCTTTGCTGTCCCATGCTGTCAGTGCATGGTctgagaaaaaaactgaaacaagcaGCAGGATACAGTGTAAGACTTGGTAaagggatgggaaggaaaagtgAGCCTTAACTTGGGCCAGGAAAACACCTGCCTAGAGGCGAGCCTGGCCAGCCACACTGCCTGCCTTGTAGCAGCATCACTGGTCCCCAAATCCTTCCTGGGATGGCCAGGTATGGGACGTGTCACACCCTGACCCCCGCCCCCATGGGTTGTTGTACCAGTAGCATTCAACACTGGCATTGCCCAATGCCAGCACCATGCCCAAGACAAACCTTGCCCTTGGGTGGGTGTAGGCACAGCCAGACTGACTCAGTGGCAGAGGTGGGAATGCCTGGGAATATGGTATTTTTAACAAGCTGCTATTCAAATGTCAGTGATTTTCTAAGTTGTGCATTCACTGATTTGGAGTCCTTGGAAAAACCCAGCCAAAATCCATCCTGAGCTCTGGCAAGTTAAATGATCATTCTTTTCaacttacaaaaaaatttttcttctttctttaactCCCACAAGAGTTTCTCCCAAGAAGAGGAAGCAGGCAGCTGTGTCCCGTTGCCCTTCTACTAAAGAGTTTCTGGCTGCCTCCATTTTTGAGACAGGGTACGTCAGCTGCGTGACGCTCCCCGAGCAGCCggagaggaaggcagcagagactGTAGCTGGCACaaagcagggcagtgccagAGAGAAACGTACTCGAGGTAAGGGGAAGAGGAAGCTCTGGTCAATACCTTGCACTTCGCGCCTTTCTGTGTGgtgaaagaaaatagcaaagcaaaagcctAGCATGCatttttcagggttttctttgtttttaagaaaggaGTAAGATCCTGATGTCAAGAAGACAGTGAGGCATAGCTGGAAATTAAGTATGTGAAGGAGGGCAAGTACTCTTGGTGCCACTTAGCTGACATGCTGTTCCAGGTGCTCTTCCAAGGGGATGCTTTGCAAAATTCAGAAGGAGTGGGTACTGCCTCCTTTGGGGAGTTACACAGCAATGGCTTTTTCCAGAAGACTACACCAACTACAGACTGTAGATGCTGAATCTGGGTTGAAAATCATTCCTATGTGTTGCAAGTATTTCCAGCTCCCCAGGACTTTCTCCAGAGCTTCTCCCATCACCTTCAAAACCCATAACCAAATAACTGAAACCCATTTACTAGACCTCTGATACAGGGCTGAGGCATTCTGGTTCCCCTGGGGGAAATCAGCAGGTTTCACACCACCAGCCCTTCCAGCAGAGTTTTATTGCGCCACCCGGAGCCGTGGCTCCCAGTTTTGCTCTTCCACACTCAGCTCCTTGCTTAGCGCTTTGCGGATTCTCAGCAGTAACCTGTTATTAGCAAGGAGGCATCTACTctgcagaaaaaggagaggggCATCCCAGCAGGATGCTATCAGCCATGATAAATTCCTTGCAATTCACTGACAGAGATGTGAGCAGTTaggctggtggtggtggtaacGGGGAGCATAGCATCGGGCattggggctgggggcactcGTCTGCCAGAGGGGACCTGGCACAGGGCTTTGCAGCCACGTTCTCCTGCCTCTGGGAAGAGCCAGGTCCTCTGGATGTTTTGTGTTAGTGTCTTGgtctttctgtggttttgacTAGAAATTCCAGCTTGGTCTTAACAACTTCTGCTGACATGCATTTTGGTGAAACTGGTACTttccagaaaaagagagaaaaaatgtggCTTTGTTGAAAAATTCATGGCTTGTACTTTCTGGGACATTGGTTTTCCTTGTGGGGCTAAGCCCTGCAAGCCTTgggaaaaaagtgtgtgtgtgtgtgtgtgaaatttactgatttttatttcttttatgtgaTATTCCCTTTTGCCTTTGACATAATCAGTTCATTTTGATTCTCTGGTCGGCAATTGCTAATGCAGAGTTGAGAAacaaatctttttcttcctctttggaGCCTGTTTCAGAAAATATCCCCACCATTATGAAGATATGAGTTGATGTATTCAGTAATACAGGTCCCCATCAAACAGGGATGCATATCCTATCTGAGTAGGCTCAGAATATTTTAGAATCCTGTAGTATAAATGAACCGTAGCATAGGAACTTCTAAAAaccattaaggaaaaaaaaatccttgctgtTAGAAGCTAGAATTTTTGCTAATGAACAGGAGTGgatttgaattttatttcctgGATTTTGTACTGTTGTTGAACACATTAATTTTGCCCATTTGACAGGATTTGGGGCGTATGGTAAACAGATAGTTTCCAGGAAACGTTTACAGTCTGTAAAACCAGATTAGCTGAATTATCTCACAAGTTGAGTTACAGCTCCCTGCATTTACCCGCTTTCCTTTGTTATCATGGATGGCTCAGATGGcaagaggagagaaaacatgagaaatggactgtaaataaaacaaaattagcTATGATACTTTGAGTGAGGGACGCGTGAGTAATTTCTGCTTTGGGAACACAATAACTAACCAAAGCCAGGCAGCAGTGTCTCACTCTGATATAAAGGGtccaaaccaaaaaccagcagaaagatCTGTtccacctcccaccccaccccaccccaccccccacctcacATTTCTGAATAGTTGGTCTGTGGTTATTGCTTTTGAGGAATTTTGTGAATTACAAGATTTTAGTGTGATCTTTAAGAGTGATGACTTGTTGGTATACATAcagcatgttaaaaataattgaaaaatcCCATGTCAGAGGTTCAGGTGATCTCCATGGTTGCTGTAGGATGGGGCAGTGCATGGGGACGGGCCGCTGGGGGTGCCAGGGTagaggatttttgttttgactCAAGCCACCAAGTTTTGCCTTCTTCTGCAATACATACACTGGTTTACCTCACCTTTCAAAAAGTATCAGTCTTCTAGCTGGCAGTGCCGCTAATGAAGTATATCCTCGATAATTAATAACATCCTAGTGAATCTGCTacaataaattgtatttttgtttcattacagACTTATTGATGGTAAAACTGAGaccagtaaaacaaaaaactcaaaGCTTTTGAATTGTACATGGCATATACGTTATGGGAtggtttattttctaatttcttttacaATATCTTTCACAAAATCTTTTCCAATAAGGAAGTGACTTTGTCTTACCTGCACAGAATTTAATATAAGAGGACTTGTAGAACGAGTCGTGTCTGTTGTGTTTTCTCATCCAACTTGTAGTTGCTGCAGTTTTTTctattagttttatttaattaaaaaaaagaaaatcagcttaAGAATTTTTTTGACTTTTGGCATTTCAATTCCTGCTGTCCTTTGAGCAACTTTACATAATATCTAAACAAAATGCATTCTGAAATCCTTGTTGCTTATGGAGTTTTACAAActttaaattgaaattatttggaGCGTACCCCCTAAACTGTATGGTAATCAAGGATCAAAATCTCAGAAAAAGCTTAAGTGactcattaaaaatattgatgCTAGATAAACTTATGTTACTGAATTGTTTGTATGATGCCATGACCCAGAATTGCTCAGGCACCTAAACACATGCATTCTGTCTGCTCCTGCTTAAAAATACTCAAGCATTTAAGTGGCCACATATTATCAGAGCCTCTTGATGGCTGTAATTAAACACCTGCCTGAAGTGAGGTTTACACTGAAGTGTTCCTCTGAATCAGAGCAAAAGTACTGAGCACTTTCCAGGACTGAATTCCAAGACTTTAATTACTGTTCAGCTAAAATGTTTACATCATTAGATCTTCATACAGACTTTATTCTCATCTGAGAAAAACCTTCCAAGCACTGAAAGATCCTACTAACTTTCTGCAAACTTCTCTGCACCTGTGAAATGCAGCTGTTACAGTGTCAGGGCCAGACCTGTCTCTCATCACTACCCTGTAACATCAGGAGTACTGAGATCCTTTCAGTCGTCTTTACTGGGATGCCACTGACTCAAGACAAGCCTGGAGTCAGATCCAGCCTCTTGGTCCAGTAATTTGCTGCACAACCTCATCCCACTGCTGCAGGTCTGAGCTGTGCATCAGGGGACCAGTCACCCAGCACCCATTCGCTCCAAGGTGTATTTCAGCTCACAATGTATTTAAAGCAGCCAAAATTTCATAAGCTTTTCCCTGGCCTTCAGCCTCTAGTCAGTAAAAGGCCAACTAGACCCATGCATGCGTGTTACTGCAGGTGTTACAGGGGTCTGTGCTCCTGGAGAAGGGCAAATGCTCACTGCAGCCCCCTTCCCCCTGGGTGGTCCAGAGGGATGCTGTGGACGAGCATCAGGTGAACTTGCCCATAAGGAGTCCTACATCCTGTTTGGCTGCAGGATCAGGTCTGTAGCGGATCTACTTGTACACACGCTCTGTGAAGTGTCAAGCAATGATTAAAGACACAGTCACCCCTGTGCTATGAATCAGATGTGTTTATTCAGGAAAACACCCATGCCCCCAATATTTAAACTGCAATAATTAACATAgaacaatttcattttacatgaTATAATTACTTGGACATTTAATATGTGTCTATTGCTAAAGCCCCCAGTGAACTGTCTCACAACACAGTCAGGTTTATACATCAAAAAAATACCCTTTAAATATAAAGGCTCTGCTATACTGCACACAATTCTGCTTGCCAGAGGCAAAAGTTCTGCTCTTCTACCACTGTCAAGCTTGAGGAACTTGGTTGAAGCCCCTGGAATTACATTCATATAAAGTattaaaagaaagcttaaaGTTCTCCTTTTTAAGCATTAAACTTAATCTTCCTCTAAAGCataaactgtaaaaatacctattttcaGATCATTGCATCTGCCAATATTCACTCACGTCTTTGGAGCACTCATGTAACTATTCAagcaggtgggttttttccccccagttctTCATGcttctttggtttctttccttcccccccaccttccccccaccctttatttgctttttcccatCTATTTTATGCAGAGaggaaaatagaagaaaagatAGGAAGAAGCagattaatagaaaaaaaaaaaaaaggaaattaaaaatacgtaaactgaaggaataaaaaaatctgtcaaatATTTACTAACCGGTTGTAGATGGCAAAACCCAGTCACTTCAAAATCTAAGTACTGAATTGGTGCCTAATTCCACAATGTTGCTCTCCCTCTGTTAGTTCTGGACAAGTCTAAGCAATAGGTGCTTGTGGGAATGAAGATGACCTAAGCAGGCAAATCTTATTCTTTTGCATCCATAAATCTAACAGCTTGCTCAGCTGGCATTTACGTTTCACCTTACAGACTTATTCTTCTAGAGAGCCGTGGGCTTTCCGTGAGCCACACACAGCCTccaagcacaggcagcactCTGGGAAGCTGTAGAAAGTGTCCATAAATTATCAATCCACAgctgaaataatcttttctgtGTCTTGCACTGATGGAGACTGAGGACGCGGTGAGTGGACTGAGTGAAGACTCACCCAGCTGTTGCTGGTGTCTTATCTAGGCAGCTATTTTGGGTGCTCTGACTCACCTCCTGGCAGTTCTTGCTTCACGCTCGCTATAGAGGGAAATAGGGAGCCTAAATTTAGATGCTGTGGACAGGTCTGAAGGGAAATGGTGTACAAGTACTGCAGCATACGGCGCCCTAGGAAACACTGATGACTTCACCCATCCTGTACCACATTGTCGTCTTACCAGAGGagggtggctgctgcctgcagtgacCCCTGTGCAGCCCAGAGGGATTCTGAGTGTGGAGGGGCTGAAGGCTCCAGCCCCGATGCGAATGGCGGCTCTGGGGGCTCAGTACGTGAATTTCAGAATATGCCGTGCTGTCCTTGTTTGGTCTTTACCCTCCTCCACCCCAAATCTTCAAGGTCCTGGGATCAGTACTGAAAGGAGAAATCAGGAATTTGAACCACTTCGGCCGAGCATCCCtgaggggaagaggggagcagggggtcaTGGCTGCAGAATGcacttttccaaaacatttttccaaaacatttttccaagaCTGTATCGTCACAGCCCATCATACTTTCTTGAAGCTGAGCCTATTATAACCATAAAAAGCTGAGGCTGAAAAGGTTTTGAGGTCACTCAGTGCAACGCTTGCTATCACAAGTGTTGCTCAtcataatttgcatttttacagtTATTCCTCTTACAGAAGCTGCCTTTGAGGTTTTCTCTTGCTGTCTCTCACCGAACACAAGCTGTATCACTTCCAGTTTTTAAAGACCTGTGAGCAAGGCCCAGTTAGAGGTCCCCAAAAGCaatggctttttatttattttgcttttcgGCTCGTTATTTGTGTTGAGTAGTGCCTTTCTTTCTTCAACTTCAGGATAGGGTGTTCCAAAAAAATAGAGCTGTTTGTAGTTTTTGCATCTAAGAACATTACAAAGAACAATAATATTCATTTAAGAGCACAAGCAAGTGGCCAAGGATTTTGCAGAATGCTGTTTGCTCTCCAAAGGAATCCAGGTGTGCAAGAGGTGTGCAGTCAGGTAGTTACCTTGCAGAAGTGCACTGTTGATGTAAGTGGGATCTTTAAAATAGGATTGCTGGATGTTTTTAGGTAGCACCCAGCCCCTGGTTGGCCCACGGCACGGTAAAGGATTTCTCTCTAAGTGACTGTGTTATTGCCTCCCTGTGggaagtgctgaaaaaaataaaatgaagcaaaaccagaagtgaAGTGAATGCAAAACTCCCTCAGTCAGCACTTGCATAGCCTCTGTCTGTGTCAGATGAGCTGTGACCTAACTGTCATATCTGAGCTTTGAGGAGTTCGGCTGAGGCCAGTTTGGTGGGAACTGTCATCAGGCCTTGTGAAGTCTGATTAGAATCCTGGTTTCAAAGTCTTCACAGCTTTGGTGAAGTTCAGATCCAACTCTGATATCTCTGACAGTGAACTTtatctggttttggtttgctgtCCCAGATGAGCTTGGATGGAAGTAAATTGCATTGTCCCGAGTTCTATTTAACTCTCTATTCACATTTTCTGTAGCAATGAACAACCAGAATTAAGCCAATAATAGGCATTTTCGCCTATCAACCAAGAGTATGAATAATGGCATGTATTAACTCCCATAGGCgctgcagaaagcagtttaAGGGGGCAAGTTTTTCAGTGTCTGAGAAGGGTCAAGAACCCTCAGCAGAGCAACCTGGCTTGTGAGATTGCTGATGCTGCTTGTTTCTGGCGAAGTCAGCCCAGAGCGTACGCGCAGGACGCTGCAGGTTGGCCACGGTGGAGGACGAGGGGAGgaattttcaacatttttctgtgatttcagtgctttctgcagtgctctCTTCTCCTGGACTGAGCCCTGCGGTGGGGAACCAGGGCAGGGTCCGTAGGTCTGCGATGCTCCTCGGGAGGGTGAGGACCCTCCTGCAGAAAAGCTTGTATGCTGCCAGCCCATCGGGGAGGCTGAGGCGTGGGAACAGGCTGTTCCCCAAGGGGAATTGCTGGTGGTGTTGCTGAAAAGATGCGGCATTGTGTGAAGGATCAgcctggacttttttttttttttttttttggcacaggGTTGTTGTCAATAATGACCTGCTTCAAAAAACtaataagtgaaagaaaaaaggctgaaagagtGAAGGGACTTGGAGCCCACTGGAAAGCATGGAGGATGCTGCTTGGCTCAAGGCCTTGTTTCAGTGAAAgctatttaacatttttataactGATGGCAAAATTGCACACTATTAATGGGCTCTCTTTATGCCTATAATTTATTCCTGTTTCTCAGAGGCAACAGAGTAGAGGCCAGATTGCTTTATCCTGTGGTATTAAAAAGCCTGGGGCTGAGAAGCTTAGCACTGCTTTGTCAGGATTTTCTCCATCTGGCAAAATAATAGAATAAAATCATCCTATGCAGAgagcttctttatttttttaaagaatggtCTTTCTCTTTCAATTCAAAGCCTTCAGAAAAGGCGGCGAGGAGTGTGTGCGAGTGGTGGTATGTGTGAgtaaatgtatattttcattCATCAGCTGCCTCTTCTATATTCAGAAGCTATGATGCCTGACTGCCTGGCTTGCTTAAACTTCTCTGGGCATGAGTCATGTGTATCGAGGTGGAGGCAGATAGAGATTAAAAAACCTATTCAGAGACATGAGATATTTATAGGATCCAGAGAGGTGAGGAGATCCCAGTGAAGGTTACAATGTCATAGGCAGGGTAAGCTGACtcctattaaaaaagaaaaaaatctttaaggagaaaagaaagaaagaaagcacggatttagttttcttcttctttctttctttttttttttttttcccctcaaccATTAATAGCAAaaggaatttttgttttcagccatGTTTATCCAAGCGGAAAGCCGGTATCTCTAGCAATGAATTGAACCAATTCCTCATGACTCTTTGAAAGGTTCTTGTGCATTTTGAAGTCACCTGATCAATGGACGAAACCTCACCAGTATGTACCATTGATTTCTGGTGATGTAACACAAGTAACAGACTACTACTATTAGGAGTATTTTGAATGCGCTTACACAAACTAAGCTATATCAGCTGAAAACATCAGCTAAGCCTGAATAATAAAACACTGAGTTTCTGAAGCCAGAAATAAGATCCGTGACTAAATGTTTTGATGTGGACAGTTCACCCAGCTCTAGTCATGTAAAGGACAGAAGGTACAGGtacacaagaggaaaaacttgaaaagaagtgaaaatacaCCTTAGTAGGATCTCAGGGatgaagggaaaggaggaaagagtaAACTGGTACCAGCCTTTGGAAAGTTTTggtcccttcccttcccataCTGTAAGAATTAAATTTCCAATAAATGCCTGTGTTAGTGCAGTTCATAGAATAAGAGGGCCTGAGGTTACTCTTTTATCCTTCATTATCTAAGCCTTTGAGTAAACTGAAGCAGCTCAGATCACATCATCCTCCGGACTGCCCAAGCACCGCAGCTCTCAGCCGAGGGCCAGGTCTGAGGTTAGCTTAGGGAAACTCTGGACCTCAGATCTAAATCTTGGATTTTCAGGGAGTGCAGGTGTTAGAAGTGTATTTACACACAGTGTGGTCTGCTGCCGTGCAGGGAACTGTCAAACAGGCAGGGCAGGATTCAAGGAAAATGTGTGATAATTAACTTTGTTATGTGGATGGATTTGCAACTAGGTTACTATTTTAGTATTTGTTACAAAAAGGTCTAGAAACCTCAGGTGAGAACAGAGGCTGTGCACTGTGCATAGACAAAATCTCTGCTCCAAAGAGCTTAatgtttaaatagaaaagatgGGTAAGTAGTGAAAAGGAAGACACTTGGAAGTAAATTGCATAAAGTCTATAGCAGAATGCAGCACAGAAATATCCCGTAAGTTCCATATCTCCTACGTCCTGCCCCAGAGTTTTAGCTACCAGCCTGAGAGTCAATAATTTCATCATCTTTGCTTTTGTCCAGTCTATCCATAAACCTACCCCAGAGCTGCAGTTGCACACTCTGGTTGTAAAGAAAGCCTTGGTTACAAGCTTTGACTGTAGCTTTTTTGcaaaaaacacttaaaaatactaCTCCATAGAATTCAGTTTGAAAGATTTCCCCATCTCCTGAGCACAGGCACCTTGCCAGCGGTCCACGGGCTAAAAAGTATTCTTCCTCTAATCTGCTTACATTTTAATCTGTGTTTACACAGTGCTGTTTTGAGGAACCATCGGCAGGTCTGGGGTTACACGCTGGATAGTCCAACAACAGTGCTGCCCTGAGCCAAACCAGAGGAATCTGTCGGGTGTGGGTCTTGGAGTGGTTTAGGTTTTGTTCTGGGATGCTCACAAAGTTCCTTGTTTACCTTAGTGACCAGGTAAAATAGGAGATTCAAAACAAGGTGTTGCTGAGGAAAAGCTGTTGTTCAGGGAAAGGTGAGTTTGGGCAGCAGTGGGAAGCCAGAGAGCTGCTCACATTTTGTCTCTGTACCTCAAGACCCCGAGAACGTTTTCATTGGGAAGGGAAATTTCATTCAAGAATCTAGGATGGTTAAGTGTTACTGATATTCGGTCCTCCGCCTTCAAGTATGTCAAATGGAGCTGGAACAAGGTCTTGAAAGTCTTTTCTTGGCACGTTTCTGACGCGCACCATGTGGTTAACGTTTGCCTGTGGACCTTGTTGTTCACCAGGAGCTCTATCTTCAGGTCGGTGGGGCTGTTAGAACAGCTGGAGAAATGAAAGTTCAAGTTCCAATAGATCAAGTAGAGGCCTTGTTTCCTGATCACCAGCTCTTCTTTCTTGCACTGGATGTCCTCACAAACACCCTTCTCGACCAAGCTCAGTTTTGACCTGTTGACTGGACTGGACActagaaaggaaaggaaacatgtTTAACAATGAGCCACAGGGCTCTCGTGACCTGACTTCAGCCTTCTGTGGGGTGGCCGTGAGCTTCCTGGGAAATGGAGGGGCCTGGGCAGTGGTTTTCCTGCAGGAAGCTCAAGAAAATGCCCCAGCCAGGCGGCTGGGATTCACACATGGAAGCCGGGTGTTAAAAGTTCCAAGGACTTACACAGCCCTTGGGAAACCCaaggcaggggggtggggtgtaAATGGGTTTCTGTAATATTGGAAGGGAAATAATGGAGGTGTATATTCGTGTGTTTGTGTGCAGAAGGtctatctttattttttctgatcaAGTTTAGATAAAGAAATTTTATGTGATCAGATAGGGGGTTTACCAAATACACCCACATTTCAGGAAAGCTAAAGATTTTGTTCCTATAAAATGCCCATCTGGTCAGAAAGCTGTTAGCCACTGAAACCAGTTTGGGTGACATGAACAGCCTGCtcttcagccagctctgcagcctcgCTCCACCGGCTCTTGCCCTCTATGGGGCTCCCCACTGACCTCTCATGTACGCAGCCGCTCTCTTGGTCGGGACATTCTGTAGGATTCTTAAATAATCTTCGGAGGTGTTCCCTGAAAGAAACAACAGATTAGGTGACcagtcctgatttttttttttttttttgtactgcaAAACGCTGTCAGCATTTGGCACCTCGTTTATTTGCTCTAACTGTGTTATGGACAAGCTCCATAGTGGCAGCTCCAACGTGACAAGCAGCAGTAGCTAGAACAGCACATAGGAGACTTGGTTCTTACTCTTGGCTGATAACATCTGACCTGCACAGGGAATCACGTAACTTGACCGGTAAATTTTAAACTGGTGAAAGCTCTGGTGGATTGCAGCTATCAGTGCGAAAAATGGTGTTTCTTATTCTTCTTACAAATCGATTCTATGTGCAGGTAAGCAGAATTTAACCATGTTATTTGTACGGTGCAattacagaaagcagcttttaaacatTGAACTGGAACGTACTCCTGAAAACGGCTCTTTGGGTGCTTTTGAGACGCCGCTCTGTTCTCTCGCGGGTGAAGTGTGGATGCCGCCGGGACTTTAGGC
Proteins encoded in this region:
- the TNFSF8 gene encoding tumor necrosis factor ligand superfamily member 8, with the translated sequence MCSVQEQTLFQVKDSHESAMHVNEDTVSRRLGATNKTCLYCIIATLAVLLVFALATIMVLVVQRTTADPATEGISKPIRTGNTSEDYLRILQNVPTKRAAAYMRVSSPVNRSKLSLVEKGVCEDIQCKKEELVIRKQGLYLIYWNLNFHFSSCSNSPTDLKIELLVNNKVHRQTLTTWCASETCQEKTFKTLFQLHLTYLKAEDRISVTLNHPRFLNEISLPNENVLGVLRYRDKM